A genomic segment from Nicotiana sylvestris chromosome 1, ASM39365v2, whole genome shotgun sequence encodes:
- the LOC138872939 gene encoding uncharacterized protein, translating to MLPYPGNVHIDPLKIQIRERHGYCNTVEIEPDIQPWYYDIKRFLKTKEYLEQASGDQKRTIRRLASSFFLSGEVETVTFKAVTKKVVVDFVHSNIICHFGIPKTIITDNAVNMNSHFMREVCEQFKIMHRNSTSYRPKASGDVETINKNIEKILRKMIQSSRQWHEKLLFALLGYRTTVRTSVVATPYLLVYGTKAVIPAKVEIPSRRIIFEAEIKDDEWVKTRLEQLTMIDEKRMDAICHGQLYQQIMARAYSKKVRPRNFEVGKLILRYILLNHEKAKGKIAPN from the exons ATGTTGCCATATCCGGGTAATGTACATATTGACCCGTTAAAGATTCAAATTCGAGAAAGACATGGTTATTGCAATACAGTTGAAATAGAACCAGATATTCAGCCATGGTATTATGAtatcaaaagatttttgaaaacaaaggaatatctcgagcaagccagtggagaccaaaagagaaccattagaaggctcgccagcagtttcttcttgagcggagag GTTGAAACAGTTACTTTCAAAGCTGTCACCAAGAAAGTGGTAGTGGATTTCGTTCATTCCAACATAATTTGtcattttggtattcctaaaactatcattacagacaatgctgTAAATATGAATAGTCATTTTATGagggaggtatgcgaacaatttaagattaTGCATCGTAACTCTACCTCTTATAGGCCCAAAGCTAGTGGTGATGTTGAAACGATAAACAAGAATATCGAGAAGATCCTCCggaagatgattcaaagttctagacaatggcatgaaaagctgctttttgcattattgggatatcgcacaaccGTGCGCACATCTGTTGTGGCTACACCCTAtttattggtttatggcactaaaGCCGTAATACCTGCAAAAGTTGAGATTCCCTCTCGTCGAATCATTTTTGAAGCTGAGATTAaggatgatgaatgggtcaagactcggttggAACAATTAActatgattgatgaaaagcggatggatGCAatttgccacgggcagttgtatcaacaaataatggcccgtgcctacagcaagaaagtgcggcctagaaactttgaagtggggaaACTCATTCTGAGATACATTCTCCTAAATCAtgaaaaagcaaaaggaaaaattGCTCCAAATTGA
- the LOC138872949 gene encoding uncharacterized protein, with protein MPTGRLAKWQILFTEFDIVYVTRTTMKAQSLADHLAENLVDGEYQPLSTYFPDDEVNSVEVIPEDTGAWKMFFDGAVNAKGVGIGAILIFPTSQNYSAIARLRFFCTNNIVEYEACIMGINMAVDMDVEELLIMGDSDSIIRQAQGEWETRDIKLIPYRQHVEDLRKRFNSVEFKYIP; from the coding sequence atgcccacgggaaggttagcaaagtggcaaatccttttcactgagtttgacattgtctatgtcacccgcacgaccatgaaagcccaatccttggccgatcatttagctgaGAACCTAGTTGATGGTGAATATCAACCCCTGAGTACTTACTTTCCGGACGATGAAGTAAATTCAGTTGAAGTAATTCCAGAAGACACTggtgcttggaaaatgttctttgatggagctgtaaatgcaaaaggtgtcgggattggggcaattttgatttttcCCACTAGTCAAAACTATTCGGCCATAGCCCGACttcggttcttctgtacaaacaacattgttgagtatgaagcctgcattatgggtataaaTATGGCAGTTGACATggatgtggaagaattgttaatcatgggagattctgactcgATTATTCGGCAagctcaaggtgaatgggaaactcgggacaTCAAACTAATCCCatacaggcaacatgtggaagatcttagaaAACGGTTCAATTCTGTTGAATTCAAATACATCCCTTGA
- the LOC138872955 gene encoding uncharacterized protein — protein sequence MEIGIERIIPNNVCVRAFDGVKWYTIGKIDLVLTIGPVDFEVTFQVLDMDTSYIFLLGRSWIHAAGVVPFTLHQMVKFEHENQEIVVHKEDKQSICKDPSVLCLEAREGSEHIVYQAFEIVVADQCEEGTPCPQLDLSNASIMVSSEMIKHGSNNADLNNMTCLQAIHMIIKKGLPIRHEDDDFREINRELEQFDNKPKSNLNEIEPVNLDNSKEVLMDEEDAEKTAFNTPWGTYCYRVMPFGIKNARTTYMRVMTSIFHDMMHQVPSGKLLGFIVSRRGIELDPTKIKSFQDLPPSRTKKEVMSLLGRLNYISRFITQLTTTCEPIFKLLKKDVVIKWTDECQEAFNKIKEYLSNLSVLVPPEPGRPLFLYLTVLENSLVVFSGNMMQLGRKSKAYTI from the exons atggaaattgggataGAGAGGATCATACCTAACAATGTTTGCGTTCGTGCTTTCGACGGTGTCAAGTGGTATACGATAGGGAAAATTGACCTGGTCCTAACCATTGGCCCTGTAGATTTTGAAGTAACATTCCAAGTTCTGGACATGGACACTTCCTATATCTTTCTCTTAGGAAGGTCATGGATCCATGCCGCAGGAGTCGTGCCCTttactctccaccaaatggtcaagttcgaacaTGAAAACCAAGAAATAGTTGTCCATAAAGAAGATAAACAGTCAATCTGCAAGGACCCGTCAGTCTTGTGCTTGGAGGCTAGAGAGGGAAGTGAACACATCGTCTACCAAGCCTTTGAAATTGTGGTCGCCGACCAGTGCGAGGAAGGAACCCCATGTCCTCAACTCGACTTATCGAACGCATCAATCATGGTTTCTAGTGAAATGATCAAACATGG ttctaataatgcggacttaaataacatgacatgcttgcaggCGATCCATATGATAATAAAGAAAGGCTTGCCTATACGTCATGAAGATGATgattttagggaaataaatcgagaattggaacaatttgataATAAGCCTAAATCAAACCTAAATGAAATCGAGCCAGTTAATTTGGACAATTCAAAAGAG gttctaatggatgaagaagacgcagaaaagacggctttcaacacaccttggggcacttatTGTTAtagggttatgccatttggtatAAAGAATGCCAGGACAACTTATATGAGAGTTATGACTTCcatcttccatgacatgatgcacca AGTTCCATCTGGGAAACTTCTCGGTTTTATCGTTAGTCGGAGgggtatcgagttagatccaacaaagataaagtctttTCAGGATTTACCACCTTCGAGAACCAAGAAAGAAGtcatgagtctgttgggaaggttgaattacatcagcaggttcattacTCAGCTGACtaccacatgtgagcccatatttaagctgctAAAGAAAGATGTGGTGATTAAATGGACggatgaatgtcaagaagcttttaataaaattaaagaatatttgtCAAATCTGTCGGTGTTGGTTCCGCCCGAGCCTGGaagacctttgttcttgtacttgacagtcttggagaattctttggttgtgttctcgggcaacatgatgCAACTGGGAAGAAAGAGCAAGGcatatactatttga